In Flavivirga abyssicola, the following are encoded in one genomic region:
- a CDS encoding PD-(D/E)XK nuclease family protein, which yields MTTFIFDVLKDLHKNNQNLSELTFVLPSKRAGLFLKHQLSKVVEQTIFSPNIISIEEFVEDLSELKNSTNTELLFEFYSTYIKLTKPNEADTFESFSKWAQILLQDFNEIDRYLIPQKNIFDYLSAIQDLNHWSLENNKTEFVKNYLSFWNKLHNYYIQFTQQLINKKIGYQGLIYREAVNNLEAYIQENSKKQHVFLGFNALNTSEETIIQKLLENNLAKTYWDIDAVFINNQKHDAALFTRQHKNNWSFFKNKPFNWITTNYSEEKNISVFGIPKNIGQAKYIGSLLNNLQKDNQSLQNTAVVLGDENLLIPVLNSLPQAIEALNITMGFPLKSIPIASLFESLFHLHKLPSSTFYYKDVINIISHQFIRPLFHTNEVDVATKIIETVDSNNLVYLTAERLKQLAGNSIHIIDLLFSNWDQSVNNALKNCSQLIILIKDYLDNEKTSNLLSLEYLFRFNELFNELSRLNTAYHHIKDISTLYSVYKELLSSETLDFQGEPLQGLQVMGMLESRVLDFETVIISSVNEGILPSGKTNNSFIPFDVKIENNLPTYKEKDAVYTYHFYRLLQRAKKVYILYNTEADILTGGEKSRFITQLELEGIHNIDHQIIAPQVPVIETSLNTVEKTNSVLSELKKVAQKGFSPSSLTNYIRNPIDFYYQKVLKIKEHDNVEETVAANTLGTVVHNTLEDFYKPLIGTFISVEIIKELKTNIVKTVTHHFTDVYKEGDITKGKNLIIFEIAKRYVSNFLDLEIDDLKAGNQIKIIAIEANNNVAIDIPELDFPVIITGKVDRVDEYNGVTRIVDYKTGKVEQNSVEIIDWESITTDYSKYSKSFQVLTYVYMMHVSNQIQLPVEAGIISFKNLSKGFLKFSKKDKAGAYAKKDALITQETLDHFYKELKHLVLEICNLNIPFIEKEV from the coding sequence ATGACTACTTTTATTTTTGATGTTCTAAAAGATTTACATAAAAATAATCAAAATCTTTCAGAATTAACCTTTGTTTTACCAAGTAAAAGAGCTGGGTTATTTCTAAAACATCAACTCTCCAAAGTAGTTGAACAAACTATCTTTTCTCCTAACATAATAAGCATTGAAGAATTTGTAGAAGACTTATCAGAACTTAAAAACAGCACCAATACAGAGCTTCTTTTTGAGTTTTATAGCACTTATATTAAATTAACGAAACCTAATGAAGCTGACACTTTTGAATCGTTTTCAAAATGGGCTCAAATATTGCTTCAAGACTTTAATGAAATAGACCGATATCTCATACCTCAAAAAAATATCTTTGACTATTTAAGTGCTATTCAAGACTTAAATCACTGGTCGTTAGAAAATAATAAAACCGAATTTGTTAAAAATTATTTATCCTTTTGGAACAAACTCCATAACTACTATATCCAATTTACCCAGCAACTCATAAATAAAAAAATTGGCTATCAAGGTCTAATTTATAGAGAAGCTGTTAATAATTTAGAAGCTTATATTCAGGAAAACTCAAAAAAACAACACGTGTTTTTAGGTTTTAATGCTTTAAATACTTCTGAAGAAACCATCATACAAAAGCTGCTTGAAAACAACTTAGCAAAAACGTATTGGGATATTGATGCTGTTTTTATAAACAACCAAAAACATGATGCTGCCTTATTTACACGACAACATAAAAATAATTGGTCATTTTTTAAAAACAAGCCTTTTAATTGGATAACAACAAACTATTCTGAAGAAAAAAATATTTCGGTTTTTGGTATTCCAAAAAATATTGGGCAAGCAAAATATATAGGGTCGCTTTTAAATAATTTACAAAAAGACAATCAATCATTACAGAATACAGCTGTGGTTTTAGGTGATGAAAATTTACTTATACCCGTTTTAAATTCGCTCCCTCAAGCTATTGAAGCATTAAACATAACAATGGGGTTCCCTTTAAAGTCTATCCCCATAGCCTCTCTTTTTGAATCGTTATTTCATTTACACAAATTACCATCAAGCACATTTTATTATAAAGATGTTATAAATATAATATCTCATCAATTTATAAGACCTTTATTTCATACCAATGAGGTAGATGTGGCGACAAAAATAATCGAGACTGTTGATTCTAATAACTTGGTTTATTTAACAGCCGAACGCTTAAAACAATTAGCTGGTAATTCCATTCATATTATTGATTTATTATTTTCAAATTGGGATCAATCTGTTAATAATGCTTTAAAGAATTGCTCCCAATTAATAATACTCATCAAAGATTATTTGGACAATGAAAAAACTTCTAACTTATTATCGTTAGAATATTTATTTCGCTTCAATGAGCTTTTTAATGAGCTATCTCGCTTGAATACAGCATATCACCACATTAAAGACATTTCAACGCTGTACAGTGTTTACAAAGAACTATTAAGCTCAGAAACCCTAGACTTCCAAGGAGAGCCTTTGCAAGGGCTTCAAGTTATGGGTATGTTGGAATCGCGTGTTTTAGACTTTGAAACCGTTATTATTTCATCTGTAAACGAAGGGATTCTCCCTTCTGGCAAAACCAATAATTCATTCATCCCATTCGACGTTAAAATAGAAAACAATCTACCGACCTATAAAGAAAAAGATGCCGTTTATACGTATCATTTTTATAGACTTTTACAACGTGCTAAAAAGGTGTATATCCTTTACAATACAGAGGCAGACATTTTAACTGGTGGAGAGAAAAGTAGATTTATAACTCAGTTGGAATTAGAAGGCATACATAATATCGATCATCAAATTATTGCTCCCCAAGTTCCCGTAATTGAAACCTCGTTAAACACAGTAGAGAAAACGAATTCTGTTTTAAGTGAACTAAAAAAAGTCGCGCAAAAAGGGTTTTCACCATCATCGCTAACTAATTATATAAGAAACCCTATTGATTTTTATTATCAGAAGGTATTAAAAATAAAGGAGCATGATAATGTAGAAGAAACTGTAGCTGCTAATACTTTAGGAACCGTTGTACACAATACCCTAGAAGACTTTTACAAACCATTAATTGGTACTTTTATATCTGTAGAAATAATTAAAGAATTAAAAACTAATATTGTAAAGACGGTTACACATCATTTTACAGATGTTTATAAAGAAGGTGATATTACTAAAGGCAAAAACTTAATAATTTTTGAAATTGCAAAAAGGTATGTATCAAACTTTTTAGATTTAGAAATTGACGATTTAAAAGCGGGTAATCAAATAAAAATAATAGCTATTGAAGCTAATAATAATGTTGCTATTGATATTCCAGAACTTGACTTCCCAGTTATTATTACTGGTAAAGTAGATCGAGTTGATGAATATAATGGAGTTACAAGAATTGTAGATTACAAAACTGGAAAAGTCGAACAAAATAGTGTTGAGATTATAGATTGGGAATCCATTACAACAGATTACTCTAAATACAGTAAAAGTTTTCAAGTACTCACCTATGTCTACATGATGCATGTGTCTAATCAAATTCAGCTTCCGGTTGAAGCCGGTATTATATCATTTAAAAACCTAAGTAAAGGCTT
- a CDS encoding OmpA family protein produces MKNLSRLLFAMLFVLGYSNANAQDKNNPWQITIGTNAVDAYPSGDGAPFSETIFSKYVDVDNWNILPSLSTITVSKYIGDGFSFGIGGSLNKIENWGEDANGDALKVDDLSYYAADGTIKYSIGEVLDWNTFEPYLGVGGGYTWIDEVGAGTLNGTLGFNVWFSENIGLTLQSTYKHAFEDYLNTHFQHTAGISIKFGGADADGDGIYDKDDACPDVPGLEEFNGCPDTDGDGIEDSKDSCPNEAGLAELNGCPDTDGDGIADKDDSCPTVAGLKALAGCPDADGDGVKDSDDKCPQTPGAPANNGCPWPDTDGDGVLDKDDKCPDVVGTVANNGCPEVTEEVQKTLNEYAKTILFDTGRSSIKSQSEAVLGDIINILNEYKTATFTVEGHTDSVGRESTNQKLSESRANSVKDYLVSHGVDTSRLSSVGYGESKPIDSNKTRKGRANNRRVEINLVK; encoded by the coding sequence ATGAAAAATCTTAGCAGATTATTGTTCGCTATGTTGTTTGTACTTGGTTATAGCAACGCTAATGCGCAAGACAAAAACAATCCGTGGCAAATTACTATTGGAACGAACGCAGTTGATGCTTATCCTTCTGGGGACGGCGCTCCTTTTAGCGAAACTATTTTTAGTAAATATGTTGACGTAGATAACTGGAACATTTTACCTTCTTTATCAACTATCACAGTATCAAAATACATAGGTGATGGTTTTTCTTTCGGAATTGGTGGTTCTTTAAACAAAATAGAGAACTGGGGAGAAGATGCTAATGGAGACGCTCTTAAAGTAGATGATTTATCTTACTATGCTGCAGATGGTACTATTAAATATAGTATTGGTGAAGTATTAGATTGGAACACTTTCGAGCCTTATTTAGGTGTTGGTGGTGGTTACACATGGATAGATGAAGTTGGAGCTGGAACTTTAAACGGAACTTTAGGTTTCAACGTTTGGTTTAGTGAAAACATTGGTTTAACTCTACAATCAACATACAAACATGCATTTGAGGATTACTTAAACACTCATTTCCAACATACAGCTGGTATTTCTATCAAATTTGGTGGAGCTGATGCTGACGGTGATGGTATCTACGACAAAGATGATGCTTGTCCAGATGTTCCTGGTTTAGAAGAGTTCAATGGTTGTCCTGATACTGATGGTGATGGTATTGAAGACAGCAAAGATTCTTGTCCTAACGAAGCTGGTTTAGCTGAACTTAATGGATGTCCTGATACTGACGGTGATGGTATTGCTGATAAAGATGATAGCTGTCCTACAGTTGCTGGTTTAAAAGCTTTAGCTGGTTGTCCAGATGCTGATGGTGATGGTGTTAAGGATAGTGATGACAAATGTCCTCAAACTCCAGGTGCTCCTGCTAATAACGGATGCCCTTGGCCAGATACTGACGGTGATGGTGTATTAGACAAAGATGACAAATGTCCAGATGTTGTTGGTACTGTTGCTAACAATGGTTGTCCTGAAGTAACTGAAGAAGTTCAAAAAACTTTAAATGAGTATGCAAAAACTATCTTATTTGATACAGGAAGATCTTCTATTAAATCTCAATCTGAAGCTGTATTAGGAGATATTATTAATATCTTAAATGAGTATAAAACTGCAACATTTACTGTTGAAGGACACACAGATAGCGTTGGTAGAGAATCTACTAATCAAAAATTATCTGAGTCAAGAGCTAATTCAGTAAAAGACTATTTAGTTTCTCACGGTGTTGATACTTCAAGATTATCTTCTGTTGGTTATGGTGAATCTAAACCAATCGATTCTAACAAAACTAGAAAAGGTAGAGCTAATAACAGAAGAGTTGAAATCAACTTAGTAAAATAA
- a CDS encoding UvrD-helicase domain-containing protein: MDRNYSFTIYNASAGSGKTYTLVKEYLKILFRSNNQEHFKRILAITFTNKAVAEMKERIIETLKGFSNKTILVKPNSMFNAICEELQMNPNVLHNKSEKLLNTIIHNYAAFDISTIDGFTHKLIRTFAYDLRLPLNFEVELDQDALLNEAVNSLIEKAGTNDALTKVLIDFAIEKADDDKSWDVSFDFNKIAKLLVNENDIPFIETLKDKTLDDFKTLKAQLKKDLSSLENNIIQKAQSILALIEEAGLEFNDFSGSYLPKHFKNLTNKKFDLNFGAKWQEDIETKTLYPKRVTDTIASIIEEIQPQIASNFHETKHMVFQLRFLKAFYKNITPLSVLNAINNELKGLKAEQNKMLISEFNTIISKEIRNQPTPFIYERIGEKFNHYFIDEFQDTSIMQWENLIPLLGNSLSTETGNAMLVGDAKQAIYRWRGGKAEQFIGLFNNDNPFHIEKHVENLPTNYRSFKAIVNFNNGFFNYLSSQIFSKKDYKHLYENAHQNTFLEDEGYVELSFLDIDKEDNRDELFSNNVLKTIHTCLKNGFRFEDICVLVRKKKEGVAIANYLGQQQIPIISSETLLINNSEDVRFINNILTLLIQPKNDEIKIEILNHLSTLFNIEDKHGFFLKHINLSISNLFESFEAFNIFITSDLLLQLPLYDLAETIVRAFNLVESSNAYIQFYLDIVLDFSQKKGSNISGFLEYFDKKKESLSIVSPKGQNAVQIMTIHKSKGLEFPVVIFPYADLDIYKELDPKEWFQIDKEKYAGFTHTLLNYSKDFENYGDEGHRIYNDHQSEQELDNINLLYVTLTRPVEQLYIISTKDISSKGVPNNKKYSGLFINYLQYLDLWNDSQSIYSFGDSKKTTESPSIVKEANIQQEFISTAKETHNIKVITKSGLLWDTNQQEAIEKGNLIHNIMSEIKTKDDIDSVINDFINTSLITKEQTIELKRILIKIIEHPKLENYFSSNYTIYNERDIITKEGIILRPDRLVLNSKNEAVIIDYKTGIEDKKHWQQLQSYQDVLEDMKITVTNKILIYINEDVKIKYL; this comes from the coding sequence ATGGACCGAAACTATTCTTTTACAATTTATAATGCTTCTGCGGGCAGTGGAAAAACGTATACGCTTGTAAAAGAATATTTAAAAATTCTGTTCCGGTCTAATAACCAAGAACATTTCAAACGCATTTTGGCTATTACGTTTACAAACAAGGCTGTTGCCGAAATGAAAGAACGAATTATAGAAACACTCAAGGGATTTTCTAACAAAACGATACTAGTCAAGCCAAATAGTATGTTTAATGCTATATGTGAAGAATTGCAAATGAATCCAAATGTACTTCACAATAAATCGGAAAAATTATTAAATACCATTATTCATAACTATGCCGCATTTGATATTTCTACTATTGATGGCTTTACTCATAAACTTATTAGAACCTTTGCTTATGATTTAAGATTGCCATTAAACTTTGAAGTAGAGCTAGATCAAGATGCTTTACTAAATGAAGCCGTTAACAGTTTAATTGAAAAGGCAGGAACAAATGATGCACTTACTAAAGTACTTATTGATTTTGCTATTGAAAAAGCGGATGATGATAAAAGTTGGGATGTTTCTTTTGATTTTAATAAAATAGCAAAACTATTGGTTAATGAAAATGACATTCCTTTTATTGAAACATTGAAGGACAAAACCCTTGATGACTTTAAAACACTTAAGGCTCAGTTAAAAAAAGACCTTTCATCCTTAGAGAATAACATCATTCAAAAAGCACAAAGTATATTAGCTCTAATTGAAGAAGCTGGTTTAGAGTTTAACGATTTTTCTGGAAGTTATTTACCAAAGCATTTCAAAAACTTAACCAATAAAAAGTTTGATTTAAACTTTGGAGCTAAATGGCAAGAAGACATCGAAACTAAAACACTATATCCTAAACGCGTCACAGATACTATAGCGTCTATAATAGAGGAAATTCAACCACAAATAGCTTCTAATTTTCACGAAACCAAACACATGGTTTTTCAACTTAGATTCTTAAAAGCTTTTTATAAAAACATAACACCATTATCTGTTTTGAATGCTATTAATAATGAATTAAAAGGGCTTAAGGCAGAACAAAACAAGATGCTCATTTCAGAATTCAATACCATAATTAGCAAAGAAATAAGAAATCAGCCCACACCATTTATTTACGAACGTATTGGCGAGAAGTTTAATCATTATTTTATTGATGAATTTCAGGATACTTCAATAATGCAATGGGAAAACTTAATTCCCCTTTTAGGAAATTCTTTGTCAACAGAAACAGGAAATGCCATGTTGGTTGGTGACGCAAAACAAGCTATTTATCGTTGGCGAGGTGGAAAAGCTGAGCAATTTATAGGGTTGTTTAATAATGATAATCCTTTTCATATTGAAAAACATGTTGAAAACCTTCCAACAAATTACAGAAGCTTCAAAGCCATTGTAAATTTCAACAACGGCTTTTTTAATTATCTGTCTAGTCAGATTTTTAGTAAAAAAGATTATAAACACCTTTATGAAAATGCACACCAAAACACGTTTTTAGAAGATGAAGGCTATGTTGAATTATCTTTTTTAGATATTGATAAAGAGGATAACAGAGACGAATTATTTTCTAATAATGTTTTAAAAACAATTCATACCTGTTTAAAAAATGGCTTCAGATTTGAAGATATCTGTGTGCTGGTACGTAAGAAAAAAGAAGGCGTTGCGATTGCAAATTATTTAGGTCAGCAGCAAATCCCCATAATTTCTTCTGAAACGTTATTGATTAATAATTCAGAAGACGTTCGTTTTATAAATAACATTTTAACTCTCTTAATTCAGCCAAAAAATGATGAAATAAAAATTGAGATTCTCAATCACTTAAGTACGCTTTTTAATATTGAAGACAAACATGGGTTCTTTTTAAAACATATAAATTTATCCATCTCTAATTTATTTGAAAGTTTTGAAGCGTTCAATATATTTATAACTAGTGATTTATTATTACAACTTCCTCTTTATGATTTGGCTGAAACTATAGTGAGAGCCTTCAACTTAGTTGAATCTTCCAACGCTTATATACAGTTTTACTTAGATATTGTTTTAGACTTTTCTCAAAAAAAGGGATCAAATATTTCTGGCTTCCTAGAATATTTTGACAAGAAAAAGGAAAGCTTAAGCATTGTGTCTCCTAAAGGACAAAATGCGGTCCAAATAATGACCATTCACAAATCTAAAGGCTTGGAATTTCCAGTAGTTATTTTTCCATATGCAGATTTAGATATTTATAAAGAATTAGATCCTAAAGAGTGGTTCCAGATAGATAAAGAAAAATATGCTGGCTTTACACACACCTTATTAAACTATAGTAAAGATTTTGAAAATTATGGAGACGAGGGGCATCGTATTTATAATGACCATCAATCTGAACAAGAATTAGATAATATCAATTTATTATATGTAACCCTAACGCGTCCAGTAGAGCAACTATATATCATTTCTACAAAAGATATATCATCCAAAGGGGTTCCAAATAATAAAAAGTATTCAGGTTTATTTATCAATTATTTGCAATACTTAGATTTATGGAACGATTCTCAATCAATATACAGTTTTGGGGATTCTAAAAAGACGACTGAAAGTCCATCCATTGTTAAAGAAGCTAATATTCAGCAAGAATTTATTTCAACCGCAAAAGAAACTCATAATATAAAGGTTATAACCAAGTCGGGGCTTCTTTGGGACACCAATCAACAAGAAGCTATTGAAAAAGGAAACCTTATTCACAATATCATGTCTGAAATTAAAACAAAAGATGATATTGATTCTGTTATTAATGATTTTATAAATACCTCTTTAATTACAAAAGAACAAACCATTGAGTTAAAGCGAATCCTAATTAAAATTATTGAACATCCAAAATTAGAAAACTATTTTAGCTCAAACTATACTATATATAATGAAAGAGATATTATTACTAAGGAAGGGATTATTTTAAGACCAGACAGATTGGTTTTAAATTCAAAAAATGAAGCTGTAATTATTGATTATAAAACGGGAATTGAAGATAAAAAACACTGGCAACAATTACAATCTTATCAAGATGTTTTAGAAGACATGAAAATAACCGTTACAAACAAAATTCTTATTTATATCAATGAAGATGTTAAAATAAAGTATTTGTAA
- a CDS encoding superoxide dismutase translates to MAFELPKLGYAYDALEPHIDARTMEIHHSKHHQGYTNNLNNAIAGTDLEGKSIEDILGNLDINNGAVRNNGGGFYNHSLFWDVMNPEDRGYLSGELKDAIEAEYGSKDEFIAAFSKAAATRFGSGWAWLCVHKGGKIEICSTPNQDNPLMPGIGCGGTPILGLDVWEHAYYLNYQNRRPDYINAFFNVINWNEVEKRYAEAK, encoded by the coding sequence ATGGCTTTCGAATTACCGAAATTAGGATACGCGTATGATGCATTAGAACCTCATATTGACGCTCGTACTATGGAGATACACCATTCTAAACATCATCAAGGGTATACAAATAATTTAAATAATGCTATTGCTGGAACAGATTTAGAAGGGAAGTCTATTGAAGATATACTTGGAAATTTAGATATAAATAATGGAGCTGTAAGAAATAATGGAGGTGGTTTTTACAATCATTCATTATTTTGGGACGTAATGAATCCAGAAGACAGAGGTTATTTGTCTGGCGAGTTAAAAGATGCGATTGAAGCTGAATATGGATCTAAAGATGAGTTTATTGCTGCTTTTAGTAAGGCTGCTGCAACTCGTTTTGGTTCTGGTTGGGCTTGGTTGTGTGTACATAAAGGAGGTAAAATAGAAATATGTTCTACGCCAAATCAAGATAATCCATTAATGCCAGGTATTGGCTGTGGAGGTACACCAATTTTAGGTCTTGATGTTTGGGAACATGCTTATTATTTAAACTATCAAAACAGACGTCCAGATTACATTAATGCATTTTTTAATGTTATTAATTGGAACGAAGTTGAAAAACGTTACGCTGAAGCAAAATAG
- a CDS encoding type II toxin-antitoxin system RatA family toxin has protein sequence MKTSQKATRLNAISTFISGIGILAFQKQLMAIFETSDNVPFLVVGSVITFFSLTMFIEIKKQRALAILWIITQDLLFVLASTYVLITQPFNISETGYLLIGLFLIPIIFFIIYQSIGLAKIDSKNGTRIKTLSFKRKVRANKSRVWEVISDVANYHEVAPNIDSSTVISGEKKGMVRSCSHGKDSWTETCTLWEDEKQYSFTVNTGAPDYPYPLKSLKGTWIVNESSDNKNDIVMIFEFEYKSYLQNILIHPLIKHRFTKVCTKLLDNWQHKIE, from the coding sequence ATGAAAACATCGCAAAAAGCAACAAGACTAAATGCCATCTCAACCTTTATTTCTGGTATTGGTATTTTGGCTTTCCAAAAACAACTTATGGCCATTTTTGAAACTAGTGATAATGTACCATTTTTAGTAGTAGGCAGCGTAATTACCTTTTTTTCGTTAACCATGTTTATCGAAATAAAGAAACAAAGAGCGTTAGCCATTTTATGGATTATTACCCAGGACTTGTTATTTGTATTGGCAAGTACCTATGTACTAATCACACAACCTTTTAACATTTCGGAGACGGGCTACTTACTAATTGGATTATTTTTAATTCCTATTATATTTTTCATTATTTATCAATCTATAGGTTTAGCAAAAATAGATTCGAAAAATGGAACCCGAATCAAAACTTTGTCATTTAAGAGAAAAGTAAGAGCCAATAAATCCAGAGTATGGGAAGTAATATCTGATGTTGCCAATTACCACGAAGTGGCACCTAATATTGATAGCTCAACAGTGATTTCTGGAGAAAAAAAAGGGATGGTTCGCTCCTGTTCTCATGGTAAAGATAGCTGGACCGAGACATGCACACTTTGGGAAGACGAAAAACAATATTCATTTACAGTAAATACGGGTGCTCCAGATTATCCATATCCACTAAAATCTTTAAAAGGTACATGGATCGTTAATGAATCTTCAGATAATAAAAATGACATTGTAATGATTTTTGAGTTTGAATATAAAAGTTACCTACAAAACATACTTATCCATCCGTTAATAAAACATAGATTCACTAAAGTATGTACTAAACTTCTAGACAATTGGCAACATAAGATTGAATAA
- a CDS encoding AraC family transcriptional regulator ligand-binding domain-containing protein, whose product MKIFAPYLLSLLNFAEYQGLDSDVLKGLLPNRNVDLCNPEEMIKAEEYLAVFNKVIEASKNDYCGLNFGCYLNLGALGLVLEISLNTSSIEQGVFILQNFLDSKFPIVSVTAIEDSQNYILQLDSSVEDITLKRHLLDMVLSVIYRELKLMLTDTFMPQIKLPFIESKSYNDLLKAEITYNNEYQIVLPLEVVKTEINKNKVKQVELLLPKFIAMLNASKAGDKVFSYQIRNMTLNMCAPEIPNFEQVQKQFPYSKRNMQRKLTKEGTSFRSIVNTIKEELSNYLKNEKHLKTKDLAYILGYSESSAYLHAVKSWARKRN is encoded by the coding sequence ATGAAAATTTTTGCACCATATTTACTTAGCTTACTAAATTTTGCAGAATACCAGGGGCTTGATAGCGATGTCCTAAAAGGTCTTTTGCCGAATCGGAATGTTGACCTTTGTAATCCGGAAGAAATGATTAAGGCTGAAGAATATTTAGCTGTTTTTAATAAGGTTATTGAAGCCTCTAAAAATGATTATTGTGGTTTGAATTTTGGGTGTTACCTTAATTTAGGAGCATTAGGTTTAGTTTTGGAAATATCTCTGAATACTTCAAGTATTGAACAAGGGGTTTTTATTCTTCAAAATTTTCTGGATAGTAAGTTTCCTATCGTTTCGGTTACTGCTATTGAAGATTCTCAAAACTATATTTTACAATTAGATAGCTCTGTGGAAGACATTACATTAAAGAGGCATCTTTTAGATATGGTGCTAAGTGTTATTTATAGAGAACTAAAATTGATGTTAACAGATACTTTCATGCCTCAAATTAAATTGCCATTTATTGAAAGCAAATCTTATAATGATTTGTTAAAAGCGGAGATAACATATAATAACGAATATCAAATAGTTTTACCGCTAGAAGTCGTTAAAACAGAAATTAATAAAAATAAAGTAAAACAGGTCGAGCTTTTATTGCCAAAATTTATTGCGATGTTAAACGCAAGTAAAGCAGGTGATAAGGTTTTTTCGTATCAAATACGGAATATGACTTTAAATATGTGTGCTCCAGAAATTCCCAATTTTGAGCAGGTACAGAAGCAATTTCCTTACAGTAAACGCAATATGCAGCGAAAACTAACAAAAGAAGGCACATCTTTTAGAAGCATAGTCAATACAATAAAGGAAGAGCTTTCAAATTATTTAAAGAATGAAAAACATTTAAAAACTAAAGATTTAGCTTACATTTTGGGCTATTCAGAATCTAGTGCTTATTTGCATGCTGTAAAATCCTGGGCAAGGAAAAGAAATTAA